GACGCGGAGGGTGGTTGCGTTGTTCCCGGATTGATCGACTGCCATACGCACACCGTGTTTGCGGGCTCGCGCGAGGCGGAGTTCGTGAAGCGCATCGAGGGGAAATCCTACGCGCAGATTGCGGAGGAAGGTGGCGGCATCCGCGTTTCCGTCGAGGCTGTGCGGCGTGCGTCGCTTGAAGCACTGGTCGGTCTGGCCCTGCCCCGACTGCAGCGCATGCTCGCCCAAGGCGTAACAACCGTCGAAATCAAGAGCGGGTATGGGTTGACCGTCGATGACGAGCTGAAAATGCTCCGCGCGGTGAAGCGTCTCCAGGCGCTGGCCATGCAGGAAATCGTCGGCACGTATCTCGCGGCGCATACCACGCCGAAGGAGTTTGCGGGCAACGCCGACGCTTACCTGGATCAGGTGCTGGCCGATGACGTGCTCGCCACGATTCGTGACGAGGAGCTCGCCGAGTTCTGTGACGTATTTTGTGAGCGAACGGCATTCTCCGTGGAACAGTCACGGCGCGTGCTGACGACGGCGGCCCGGTTTGGATTGCGCCCGCGAGTCCACGCCGATCAGATTACGCAGATGGGAGCGACAATGCTGGCGGCGGAGGTCGGAGCGGTCTCGGCCGACCACCTGGAAACCGTCAACGATGACGCCATGGCCGCATTGCGACGGTCCCGAACGGTCGCCGTCGTACTGCCGGCCTGCTCATTTTTCCTGGGCGTGGAACAGGCACCGGCGCGGCGGATGCTCGACGCCGACCTTCCGGTGGCGATCGCAACCGATTACAACCCCGGTTCGTCGATGGTCGAATCGCTCCCGCTGACGATGAGCATTGCCTGCACGCAGTGCCGGATGACACCGACGGAGACGCTGGTAGCGGCAACCGCCAACGCCGCGGCGGCGCTCGGTCGCCAGAATCGACTCGGAGCGATGGCGGTCGGGATGCAGGCAGATCTGGTCGTGCTCGATGTACCCAATCACGCGCGATGGGTGTATGAGTGCGGACGAAATTGCGTACGGACCGTGATTCGTCGCGGGGAGATGGTGTTTGAGCGCTGACGCAGCCGAAAATGGGTGTTGCGTTTTCGGACCATGACCGGATTGCCACACAAACGCCCTTTTCAATACTGATAACAACGCCGCCCCGAGATCGGTCGAGCCTGTTCGCGACGAACGCTTGACGTTCCCCCGAAGGGAAGCCGATAACGCCCGCATCCGCCCGCGCGTCGCGGGCGGTGCTGTTTCCGCGGTGGAGTTGGACATGGCGGGCTATCTCGAGAACAAGCGCGTTTGCGTCACCGGCGGAGCCGGGTTCCTGGGGCGGGCGGTGTGCGCGAAACTTGCGTCAGCCGGCGTGGAGCAGATCGTCGTGCCGCGCTCGGGGGATTACGACCTGACCCGCGCGGAGGACGTTGCGAGGCTGTTCGACGACGCCCGGCCGGACGTCGTACTGCACCTTGCGGCGGAAGTCGGCGGAATCGGCGCCAACCAGAAACACCCCGGTCGGTTCTTCTATGCCAACATGGCCATGGGCCTGCACCTGATCGAGGAGGCCCGACGCCGTGGATCCGGCAAGTTCGTCCAGGTGGGTACGGTCTGCGCCTACCCGAAATTCTGCGACGTCCCATTCCATGAAGACGACTTGTGGAATGGCTTCCCGGAGGAAACCAACGCCCCCTACGGGATAGCCAAGCGCGCCCTTGGTACGATGCTCGAGGCATATCGGGCGGAATACGGCTTCAACGGGGTCTACGTGATCCCGGTTAATCTGTACGGTCCCGGAGACAACTTCGATCTGCAAACGTCGCACGTCATACCGGCCATGATTCGCAAGTTCGTCGAAGCAGCAGAGCACGGCGAAAAAAAGGTGACCCTCTGGGGAAGCGGAGAGGTGAGCCGCGAGTTTCTCTACGTGGATGACGCGGCCGCGGGCATCGTCACTGCGGCGGCGCTGCACAACGATTCTCGCCCGATCAATCTGGGCACTGGCCGCGAGATTCGCATCGCGGAACTGGCGGAGACGATCGGGGAACTCAGCGGATTTCGCGGGGAAATCGCCTGGGATCGAAGTCGCCCGGACGGCCAGCCGCGGCGGCAACTGGATACGGCACGAGCCTCCAAGCTGCTGCACTGGACCGCGACCGTCGATCTGGAAGCGGGGCTGAAGCGGACGGTCGAGTGGTGGCGCCGTGTCCCGGAAAGGACCGCCCTCGAACCGGCCGGTGCTCATTCCTCATCATGACGTGACATTTCCGTCGAAAATGGTCTTCGCCCGCATGAGACCGCCAGCGGGATTGGTATTGCCGCAGGGGCGGGTAGAATTAAGCGTACTCCTTTCAACTTGCTGGGAGTACGGCCCATTTCTACAATTTCAGTGAATTGACATCGGTTCAGCCGATTCTTGCCAACCTGTCGGAGTTGCTTCCATGCTACCTGACCCCCTCAAGCGATTCCGAATTCCCGGCGGATTTTTGCTGTCTCTCAGTGCGCTCCTGGTGCTGGCTGTCTCGAGCCCGGCTGACGTTCGACATGGCGGACCCGCAACCGAGGATCAAGACGGATCTGCGCCCCGCATCGGCGCCATCCTTTCACTCAAGGGGGAGATCACGGATGTGACCGCGGAAAGCCTGGAGCGCCGCATCGACGAAGTCCGCGGGCGTGGAGCCGAGGTCATTGTCATCGAATTGGACACCCCGGGCGGAATGGTCACCAGCTCCATCGCCATCGCCGACCTGCTTCGGGAAATGGACAACGTCAAGACGGTGGCGTGGGTCAATCCGAACGCCCATTCGGGAGGAACCATTGTGGCCGTTGCGGCCGACGAAATCGTCATGGCCCGCTCCTCGCGCATGGGCAGCGCCCAGGTCATCATGGGCACTCCGGTCGGCGTGGAGGCCGTCCCGGAGGACCTCGAGGCCAAGGCCATGTCACCCGTGCTGGCCGACTTTCGTGCCTCCTGCAAGCGAAACGGGTACAGCCAGGTGCTCTGCGAGGCGTTCGTGAAGCCCGATCGAGAAGTCTGGTGGATCGAAAACAAGGAAACGGGCGAGCGGAAATTCGTCTTTCGCAAGGAAAAGCTGCGTCTTGTCGGCAGAACGGATGAAGACGCAGCCGTCGAGGATGATGAGGCGGGCAACCATGCGGCCGACGTATCCACCGACGCCGCAGAGGCAACGGAGGACGAATCTGCCGGGAATACGGAACCGGGCGTGGACGGCTCCGGAGTACCGGGACCGTCGAAGAACGCGGGTTCGAATGCGGAGCATGCCTGGGAGCTGGTCCGGAAGTATTTCGATCCCGTGCTCGACGTGGATGTAGACGTGATACAGCCGGTGGTGCGGGACGACCAATTGCTGGAGGTCTCGGCCGGCGAGGCGTATGCGTACGGTTTTAACAAGGCGATCATCTCCGACGAAGCGCAATTGAAAGCCCGCTACGGGCTGAGCGAGATCATTCGCGAGGACGCAAGCTGGTCGGAGAATCTCGCCCAGTTCATGACCTCGGCGGCCGTACGCGGCTTCCTGCTGCTTATCGTTTTCCTCGGCGCTTACGTGGAATTCCACACCCCCGGGGTCGGCGTGCCGGGTCTGGTGGCGCTAATCTGTCTGGGGATCTTCGTGGCGGCGCCCTATATGACGGGGCTCGCGAACATCTGGGAGATTCTGCTTATTGCCCTGGGGATCCTCCTGCTGCTGCTGGAGCTGTTCGTGATTCCGGGCTTCGGCGTGGCGGGGATTTCGGGCATCATATTGATTCTCGCCGGCATGCTCGCGACGTTTGTACCGGAGGAACCGGGCCAGGGCTTCCCGTTGCTCTTCCCGCGGCTGCCGGAAACACTCGATGCCCTCAAGGTCGGGGCAATGACCGTCGTGAGCGCGCTGGGCACTTCGCTGGTGGGTATGTTCCTGCTGAGCAAGTACCTCCCCAAGACACCGTTCTTTGCCCGCATCGTGCCGGATAATCCAACGCCGTCCTCCGTGATCGTGGACGATGCCTACCGCGGGGCGGCTCGCGTGGGAGATGAGGGCACCAGCGCGACGCCGCTGCATCCCGGAGGGCGGGCAAAGTTCCAGGGTGTGCTGGTCGACGTCGTCACGCAGGGCGAATATGTTGAGACGAACCGGCCGGTCGAGGTGATCGAGCGGCGGGGAAATCACGTGGTCGTCCGCGAAAAGGCGTCCTGACGGAGGCGGCCTCAGATTCCGCTGCCCGGAGGTTCCGCGAACATCATGTCCGAGCTCGGGCTCATTATCGCTCTCTTTCTCGTGGCGGTGCTGATCCTCATCGCAGAGATCTTCATCCCCTCCCACGGCGTGCTGAGCATCGCAGGCGTGGGCTTTCTGATCGCGGCGATCGTGAAGACCTTTCAGTACGGCGGGCGGGACGCGGGAACGCTGGCCATTTTCGCGGTGCTGGTCTTCCTCCCGATATTCGCCTACTTCGCAATCAAGTACTGGCATGTCACCCCCATCGGCCGAAGAATCTCGCCGCCCAATCCGATGCTAACGTCGGCGGACATCGGCGTTCCCATTGAGGAGCTTCGGGCATTGGTGGGACTTCGGGGGCGGGCGGTCACGGCGCTGCGCCCCGTGGGCACGTGCGAGTTCAAGGGCAAACGACTGCCCTGTGTGTCTGAATTGGGTGTGATCGATGCCGGGACGGCCGTGGTCGCGACCGGCATCAGGAATGGGAATCTGTCGGTAACGACGACGGAGGACACCGCCACTGCTTAGCGTTCGGACGCAGGCGGACCGGCGACGGAATCGGCAAACTGCTTTACTGGAAATGGAAAGGACCTGTCATGACGTGGGAGACGGAATTCCTTCTTGCGCAAGCCAAGGCCGGAGTAAGCTCCTGGGCCTGGGCGGCCATCATCGTCTTCGGACTTGTCATTCTCGTCATCCTGCTGGTGATCGCCCAGTTCTTCCGCCTCTGGCTCCAGGCCTACATGAGCAAAGCCGGCGTGACCATGTGGGACCTCATCGGTATGCGCCTGCGCAAGGTCGATGCTCTGACCATCGTTCTTTGCAAGATCCAACTGGTCAAAGCCGCCATCCACGACATCACGACGAACGATCTCGAGAGTCATTACCTCGCCGGGGGACGGGTCCCCAACGTAACCCGGGCGATGATCGCGGCGAATCGTGCGGCGCTCGACCTCGACTGGCGCAAGGCCTGCGCTATCGACCTGGCGGGTCGCGACATCGTCGACGCCGTGAACACGAGCGTGAATCCGAAAGTGATTGATGTACCCAACCCCGTCCTGGGCAAGTCGACCATCGACGCCGTAGCCATCGACGGCATCCAGCTCAAGGCGAAGGCAAGGGTCACGGTCAAGACGAACATCCAGCGGCTGATCGGTGGTGCGACGGAGGAGACGATCATCGCGCGTGTGGGTGAGGGTATCGTCAGCGCCATCGGTTCCGCCCAGACGCACAAGGTCGTGCTGGAAAACCCCGACCGCATCTCCAAAGCAGTCCTGGTCAAGGGACTCGACTCGGGAACAGCCTTCGAGATTCTCTCGATCGACATTGCCGACGTGGATGTGGGCGAGAACATCGGGGCCAAGCTTCAGGCGGATCAGGCCGAGGCGGACAAGCGCCGGTTCCAGGCCGAAGCAGAAAAGCGCCGTGCGATGGCCATCGCCCAAGCCGCCGAAAACCGCGCCAAGGTCGAGGAGAACCGGGCGCTGGTCACGCTGGCCGAGGCGGAGGTTCCCAAGGCCATGGCCGAGGCGTTCCGCAACGGCAATCTCGGAATCATGGACTACTACCGCATGCGAAACATCCAGGCGGACACGACCATGCGCGACGCCATCGGCGGCGGCGGGCAGCACCCCAAGCCGGAAGGCGGATCGACGTAATCACGCTTCGGACCCGGCGTGGATGAGTTTGGCTCATGCGGGGATTTGCTATGGATTGGCTGCTCGCTCAACAGACCAACCTCGATGACTGGATTCAGGCGATCATCATCGTCCTGATCGTGTTCGGGGGTGCGCTGGCCGCCGTCCTGAAGAAATTGGTCGAGTTTTTCGGTGGAAAGAAGGAGGAAGAACACGGCGGGGGATGGGTCGAGTTGGAGTCCGAAGAAGATCGACCGGGAAGCCCCTTGCACCCGATTCCACCGGGCGTACATCCACCGCTTCCCCCTCCGAAGTTGCCGGAGCGGGCCTCCGGTAAAGGCGTTCCCAAGCTGGAGCGGGTAGAGCCGCGGGGCGAGCGCCCGGAGACGAGGCGGGGAAGGCCGCACGTGGAGTTGCCCCCAGAGCACCATCGGCACCAGGAACCGCCGCGGAAGCCGCGGCGTTCGGTTCGCTCCGACTCGTCCGAAGCAAGCTGGGCGGAGCGCCAGCGGGAATCGAAAGCGGGACCGAATCGACAGACCGCCCCGGAAGCGCGGCCGGCAGGCAAGGGAAAACGGCGGCATCTTCCTTCTGACGAGATTCAGAAGAAGGAAGCCGACGCCTTCTCGCATCGCACCAGCCTGGAAAGCGTCATAAAACAGGTGGCCGAGAGCGCCGGAGCGGTGGAGCAGCGCCCGGAAGCGGCCGCGGCCATTACGGCGGCCAGTCTGTTTCCAAGTGGCGACCCTTCAGCGCTGCGTCGCGCGATCGTACTGAGCGAGGTCCTGTCCCCGCCGGTTGGATTGCGCGAGGCGGATCAGCGAATCTGAGGGGTGTCGCGATCAATTGGGCTGCATCAGGCCGACGGGAATGCCTTCCGGGTCGGTGATCATGGCGAAATGGCCCACGTTGGGGATGGCCGTCTTGGGGACCAGGACTTTCGCGCCCCGCTCGACAGCCTTGGACAAGGTTGCATCGAGGTCGTGGGTCTGAAAGTAGATATTGGCACAGACGCCTGGAGCCAGCTCCGGCCTCTTGAACATGCCGCCGGTGGGCTCCGCCCCCGTCTGAATGAGCGTGTATCCGGGCATGGAGGCGTCGTCGAAGGTCCAGTCGAATACGGCCTCGTAGAATGCACGGGCCTTGGACGGATCGTCAACCATCAATTCAAAGTGACACAAGGGGTTGGGCATACTGCTCGACTCCACATTCCCGACTACGCAACAAGTCTTGCCAAGCTAGGACGCTGGCTGGACTGCGTCAACCGGTCCGGAGGAATCCGGAAGCACAACAAGAAAAGGCTTGTCGGCCCAACTGATCGGCGTGGAAGCGGGAACGAACATGCCCTCGGCCGTTTTCCTGCGCCGGTCCGTGGGCACGACGACCGCTCGGCGGCGCGGTTCAAGTTCAACGCAGCGCCGGGCGATTTGCATGGAATCCACCCGGAGAATACGGACCCGGTCGAAACGGACCGGGGGAAGCGAATAGGGCGCAGGGTCTGACAGAACGACAATCTCAAGGGGCGAACCGGATGAGCAGGCGCCGGTCTGTTCGCAGTTGGACGAAGCCTCACGCAGATCCGCCGCGAGACGGGCGCGCGTACCGTGGCGCTCGGCATCGGCGCGAAACCCGGAGAGGTATGGAAATGCGCCGACTGCGACGAAGAGAGCGACGATCGCGCCGGGGAGCCAGTGGAGAATGTCACGGCGACTGGTCCATTTTTGACCCAGCAGGCAGGCGGAACCAATCGCCAAGGCCGTATCTGCGAAGATGCCGAATCGGCCGTATTCGCCGGGCTTACCGGCGCCAATCAACACAAATTGCAGGAAGAACACAGCCGCGGGGATCAGCAGAGGCAGCATGACCCAATTGCGGCGGTACAGTGCGATGACCAGCGCGACCACACCGAGTACGAGCACAGGCAACGTCGCACCTTCTGTTGTAAGCTGCAGCACACGCACAAAACCCTCACCGATTCGCGCGACCTCGTACATCGCCAGGGAATTCCCGAAGTTGCTGCGGAGGACCTCGCGATTGGTGAATGCGTTGATGATGATATAGGGATTGGTGAGAAGATAGACGACGGCGGCGAGTGCGACACCGACGACCGTTCGCCATACAACGTACCCAATCCGAGCAGCGAAGATGCGGAATGCAGGATGCGGCGCATTCTTTTGAGCCGCAAGTATCCGCCTGCGCGAAGTATCGGACTCGTCTGCCACGGCTATTGAGCTGGAATCCTCCTTACAGTCTGCTCCCGTTGTGGGGTGCATCCCCTGATGCACCTCCCGCCGCGACGCAGACGGTCGACCACGCTCCATCCACGCCACCACCGGAATCAGCACGAATATCGGCAGTGACGACAGCACCATGCCGAACGCCGCGCCGCAGCAGATGCACATCATCCACCAATCGAGGGTCGTTCCGGGTCGGTCCAGGTACCGCATCGCAAACCACACGGCCGAGAGCATCAGCACGGCTCCGGGCAGGTGCGGCTTGCCTTCGTGCGACATGCACACGACGACGGGCAGGAGGACAAACAGCGCCGCGGCGATGATTCCCGCGCGAGATCCGGCGAGACGCCGTCCGATGCCAAAGACCACGAACACGCCGAGCAGTCCCCACGCGGCGGCGTACAGTCGGGCGGCGACGTAGAATTTGCCGAATTCATCGGGATGATCGAGGTAGAACACCACGTCGCTGCGGACGTCGATCAGCCCCGATACGTCGCCGAGCTTGATCATGGCGCCTACGGGATAGAGGAACAGGCCGCCGTACTGGTAGAGCCGCGGGTCGAAGTCGAGGTTGCCGGGGCGCATGCTGCTTAGCGCCATCATGGTGATCATTTCGTCCGGCTGATAGGTGTAAAGTCGATATCGAAGGAGGATTCTGGCGACGTCGTCCTCCGTCGCGTTCAAGGAAACCGGCGCGTCGCCACTCGACGAAGAGACCGGATTGATGTCCACGTCCGCACCGCGACGAGGGGCGGACTGCGGGTCGAATCGCGCAGCCGCGCCGGCGAGTTCGTAGATCCTCTCACCGGACCAGGGCTCGCCTTCGCCGAAAAGGTATTTGTCGATTTCGCGGGAGGGCAGCCCCCAGGTCAGGCCCATTAAAGCCTGGATACAGAAAACCAGTGCGATGAAGAGCAATATGGCAAGTGATCGGCGAGACGCTGGTTCGTGGGGACACATCAATGACCCTCATCCGTCAGGGTCGCCTGTCGTAATCCTGGCAAGCTTCTTCCTCGCTGGCGCATTGGCCGCCTCGGCCTCCAGCTCTGACAGCCCGCAGGTTGCAGCATTGCCGCAAGGTGGCAGACACCGATGGAAGAGCCACGGAGCCGTCGTGGCGTCATTCCAGCTCATCTCGAGGGTCATTTCGTCCCCTCGAACACCGTCGCCACGCCTTGGCCGACGCCCACGCACATGGTCGCCAGACCGCGCTTCGCTCCCCGCCGCTTCATCTCGTGCAGCAGCGTCGTGGCAATACGCGCGCCACTGCATCCCAGGGGATGCCCCAGCGCGATGGCACCGCCGTTGGGATTGACCTTCGCCGGGTCCAAGGCCAGCTCACGGATGCAGGGTATCGACTGCGCGGCGAAGGCTTCGTTGAGCTCGATCACGTCCAGATCGCGCACGGTCAGGCCGGCACGCTTCAGCGCCATTTGCGTCGCGGGAATGGGTCCCAGCCCCATGCACGAAGGATCGACGCCGGCCGTTGCCGATGCGCCAACGAAGGCGACGACGGGCAGGCCGAGCTTTCGAGCGATCTGCTCCTCGACCAGTAATAGTGCTGCGGCGCCGTCATTGATGCCGGACGAATTCCCCGCGGTCACGGTACCGTCCTTCGCGAACGCCGGCGGGAGCTTGGCCAGTTTTTCCATCGTCGTCTCGGGGCGGGGGTGCTCGTCCGTGTCCACGATGATCGGATCGCCCTTCCGCTGAGGAATCTCGACGGGAACGATTTCGTCCCGAAAGCGCCCGCTTTCCATTGCCGCCTTGCACTTCACCTGCGACTGAAGAGCGAACTCATCCTGCTCCTGCCGACTCAATTTGTATTTCTTCGCCACATTCTCTGCTGTTTCACCCATCGAGTAGGGATGGTGCCGCCTGGCGAGCTTCGCATTGGTGAACCGCCAGCCGATCGTTGTGTCGAATATCGCCGCCTCGCGACTGAACGCACTTTCCGCCTTGGAAATGACAAACGGAGCCCGTGACATGCTCTCCACGCCACCGGCGATCATCACGTCCCCGCAGTTGCCTTCGATCATCCGGGCCGCGATATTGATCGCATCGAGGCTGGACGCACAAAGCCGATTCACCGTCGATCCGGGAACGGTGTCGGGCAGACCGGCGAGCAGCGCGGCCATGCGGGCAACATTGCGATTGTCCTCCCCCGCCTGGTTGGCGGCGCCGAAGTAGACGTCGTCGATCCGCGCCGGTTCGATTCCCGTGCGCTTGATCAGCGCCGAGATCACCAGCGCGGCCAGATCATCCGGACGAACGGCGGAAAGTGCCCCGCCGTAACGGCCGACGGGCGTGCGAACGGCATCGATGACGGCAACTCTTCGCATGGAATTCCCTGTTACTCCCTTGATGACTCAGACTGAACGGCCACTACGGCACAAGCGGCCGGCTGTATGCCTCAACTCGCCTCGGCAAAGTACTTCGCCGGCGCATAACGACCATCGCCGGACGCTTCGTTGAGTGCCTTTAGCGCCCCGCGAACCGTTCGCGGCCCGATCGCTTGCGCCCACGCCAGGGGACCCTTGGGATAGTTCGTGCCCTTGGTCATGGCCAGATCGATGTCATCGGCCGTGGCAACGCCGTCGGAGAGGGCATGACCGGCTTCGTTGATGATCGCGGCGAGGATGCGCGTGAAGACGTAGCCCTCTGTGGCCGAGGCGCGATCGACGCCGGCGCCGTGGGCGAACGCCTGGGTGACATCCGAAAGAAGGGGCGTCAGTTGAAAGCTGCGGCGATCGACCGGACAGGCGGGCAGCACGGCGTCATTCTCATATACGTAAAACCCTCTGCCCGTCTTCCGCCCGTGATGTCCTTCGCTCACCAAGCGCTGCTGAATCTCGTGAGGCTTGAAGCGCACCGCCTGGCCGAACTGCTCGTATACGGAAGTGCTCACCGCGAGGTTCACATCCAGCCCGACGAGGTCCATGAGCTCAAAGGGACCCATGCGGAAACCGCCGCGCA
This Phycisphaerae bacterium DNA region includes the following protein-coding sequences:
- a CDS encoding imidazolonepropionase; this encodes MLAIRNISELVVVPKGPVPGRAMGRIETIAGAAVLIEDGLIRWFGPETDLSAPADARAIDAEGGCVVPGLIDCHTHTVFAGSREAEFVKRIEGKSYAQIAEEGGGIRVSVEAVRRASLEALVGLALPRLQRMLAQGVTTVEIKSGYGLTVDDELKMLRAVKRLQALAMQEIVGTYLAAHTTPKEFAGNADAYLDQVLADDVLATIRDEELAEFCDVFCERTAFSVEQSRRVLTTAARFGLRPRVHADQITQMGATMLAAEVGAVSADHLETVNDDAMAALRRSRTVAVVLPACSFFLGVEQAPARRMLDADLPVAIATDYNPGSSMVESLPLTMSIACTQCRMTPTETLVAATANAAAALGRQNRLGAMAVGMQADLVVLDVPNHARWVYECGRNCVRTVIRRGEMVFER
- a CDS encoding GDP-L-fucose synthase codes for the protein MAGYLENKRVCVTGGAGFLGRAVCAKLASAGVEQIVVPRSGDYDLTRAEDVARLFDDARPDVVLHLAAEVGGIGANQKHPGRFFYANMAMGLHLIEEARRRGSGKFVQVGTVCAYPKFCDVPFHEDDLWNGFPEETNAPYGIAKRALGTMLEAYRAEYGFNGVYVIPVNLYGPGDNFDLQTSHVIPAMIRKFVEAAEHGEKKVTLWGSGEVSREFLYVDDAAAGIVTAAALHNDSRPINLGTGREIRIAELAETIGELSGFRGEIAWDRSRPDGQPRRQLDTARASKLLHWTATVDLEAGLKRTVEWWRRVPERTALEPAGAHSSS
- a CDS encoding ATP-dependent Clp protease proteolytic subunit, with product MLPDPLKRFRIPGGFLLSLSALLVLAVSSPADVRHGGPATEDQDGSAPRIGAILSLKGEITDVTAESLERRIDEVRGRGAEVIVIELDTPGGMVTSSIAIADLLREMDNVKTVAWVNPNAHSGGTIVAVAADEIVMARSSRMGSAQVIMGTPVGVEAVPEDLEAKAMSPVLADFRASCKRNGYSQVLCEAFVKPDREVWWIENKETGERKFVFRKEKLRLVGRTDEDAAVEDDEAGNHAADVSTDAAEATEDESAGNTEPGVDGSGVPGPSKNAGSNAEHAWELVRKYFDPVLDVDVDVIQPVVRDDQLLEVSAGEAYAYGFNKAIISDEAQLKARYGLSEIIREDASWSENLAQFMTSAAVRGFLLLIVFLGAYVEFHTPGVGVPGLVALICLGIFVAAPYMTGLANIWEILLIALGILLLLLELFVIPGFGVAGISGIILILAGMLATFVPEEPGQGFPLLFPRLPETLDALKVGAMTVVSALGTSLVGMFLLSKYLPKTPFFARIVPDNPTPSSVIVDDAYRGAARVGDEGTSATPLHPGGRAKFQGVLVDVVTQGEYVETNRPVEVIERRGNHVVVREKAS
- the floA gene encoding flotillin-like protein FloA (flotillin-like protein involved in membrane lipid rafts); this translates as MTWETEFLLAQAKAGVSSWAWAAIIVFGLVILVILLVIAQFFRLWLQAYMSKAGVTMWDLIGMRLRKVDALTIVLCKIQLVKAAIHDITTNDLESHYLAGGRVPNVTRAMIAANRAALDLDWRKACAIDLAGRDIVDAVNTSVNPKVIDVPNPVLGKSTIDAVAIDGIQLKAKARVTVKTNIQRLIGGATEETIIARVGEGIVSAIGSAQTHKVVLENPDRISKAVLVKGLDSGTAFEILSIDIADVDVGENIGAKLQADQAEADKRRFQAEAEKRRAMAIAQAAENRAKVEENRALVTLAEAEVPKAMAEAFRNGNLGIMDYYRMRNIQADTTMRDAIGGGGQHPKPEGGST
- a CDS encoding VOC family protein, producing the protein MPNPLCHFELMVDDPSKARAFYEAVFDWTFDDASMPGYTLIQTGAEPTGGMFKRPELAPGVCANIYFQTHDLDATLSKAVERGAKVLVPKTAIPNVGHFAMITDPEGIPVGLMQPN
- a CDS encoding glycosyltransferase family 39 protein — encoded protein: MCPHEPASRRSLAILLFIALVFCIQALMGLTWGLPSREIDKYLFGEGEPWSGERIYELAGAAARFDPQSAPRRGADVDINPVSSSSGDAPVSLNATEDDVARILLRYRLYTYQPDEMITMMALSSMRPGNLDFDPRLYQYGGLFLYPVGAMIKLGDVSGLIDVRSDVVFYLDHPDEFGKFYVAARLYAAAWGLLGVFVVFGIGRRLAGSRAGIIAAALFVLLPVVVCMSHEGKPHLPGAVLMLSAVWFAMRYLDRPGTTLDWWMMCICCGAAFGMVLSSLPIFVLIPVVAWMERGRPSASRREVHQGMHPTTGADCKEDSSSIAVADESDTSRRRILAAQKNAPHPAFRIFAARIGYVVWRTVVGVALAAVVYLLTNPYIIINAFTNREVLRSNFGNSLAMYEVARIGEGFVRVLQLTTEGATLPVLVLGVVALVIALYRRNWVMLPLLIPAAVFFLQFVLIGAGKPGEYGRFGIFADTALAIGSACLLGQKWTSRRDILHWLPGAIVALFVAVGAFPYLSGFRADAERHGTRARLAADLREASSNCEQTGACSSGSPLEIVVLSDPAPYSLPPVRFDRVRILRVDSMQIARRCVELEPRRRAVVVPTDRRRKTAEGMFVPASTPISWADKPFLVVLPDSSGPVDAVQPAS
- a CDS encoding acetyl-CoA C-acyltransferase → MRRVAVIDAVRTPVGRYGGALSAVRPDDLAALVISALIKRTGIEPARIDDVYFGAANQAGEDNRNVARMAALLAGLPDTVPGSTVNRLCASSLDAINIAARMIEGNCGDVMIAGGVESMSRAPFVISKAESAFSREAAIFDTTIGWRFTNAKLARRHHPYSMGETAENVAKKYKLSRQEQDEFALQSQVKCKAAMESGRFRDEIVPVEIPQRKGDPIIVDTDEHPRPETTMEKLAKLPPAFAKDGTVTAGNSSGINDGAAALLLVEEQIARKLGLPVVAFVGASATAGVDPSCMGLGPIPATQMALKRAGLTVRDLDVIELNEAFAAQSIPCIRELALDPAKVNPNGGAIALGHPLGCSGARIATTLLHEMKRRGAKRGLATMCVGVGQGVATVFEGTK